The nucleotide window CCGATGTCTTGGCCCCCTTTACCTTGCCACTCTCTAGCAGCAGGTGTGGGGTGTGCGTTTTGCGTAGGTAAAAGGAGGAGCCCGCAAAGCGGGCGGGGGACACGGAGCAAAACGTGCACCTCGCAGCTGGTGCGAGTCAGCGCGGTGTCTTAAAAACCGCACGTCCCAAAAAGACCAAAAAGTCGGGCCAAAAATCCAACGTAAACTCAACTCCTTCCCCTGAAAGAAATTCACCATGCTCGGCGTCACCGATTACGGCACTTTTGTCATCACCATCATCGTGTTTCTGGCCATTCCCGGCCCGGGCAATCTGGCCTTGGTGACTTCCACCAGCAAGGGTGGAATCACGGGCGGGCTGGCGGCTACGCTGGGTGTGATCTTGGGTGATCAGGTGCTGATGTGGTCGGCCGTGGCCGGAGTTGCCGCGCTCTTGGCCGCCTACCCCGATGCCTTCCATGCCGTGCAGTGGGCCGGTGCGGCTTACCTTGCGTACCTGGGTTTCAGGATGCTGACCGCCAAACCCGGCGCGGCGCCCGTGCTCAACATCAAGGCCGGGCACTACCTGCGCCAGGCCATGGTTATCACCTTGCTCAACCCCAAGGCCATTTTGTTTTACATGGCCTTCTTCCCGCTGTTTGTCGATCCCGCGCGCCAGCAAGGTCTGGTGACCTATGCCTTCATGGCGGCCACGATTGCCTTCCTGACTTTTCTGTATGGCCTGGGCGCGACCCTGCTCACGCACTACCTGGCCGAGCGCATGCGCGCCAATCCCAAGATCGGTCGCGTGCTCGAAAAAGTCGCCGGCCTGTTCCTGATTGGCTTTGGCATTCGCCTTGCGATCTCCCGCTAAATCTCTCCGTCTTCCGTTCCCCAGTCTCCTCACGTAAAGCGCGTTATGGCCAAAATTTTCTGTGTTGCCAACCAAAAGGGTGGGGTGGGTAAAACCACCACCACGGTCAATCTGGCGGCGGGCTTGGCCAAAGTGGGCCAGCGTGTATTGATGATTGACCTGGACCCACAAGGCAATGCCACCATGGGTTCGGGTGTGGACAAACGCAAGCTGGAACTCACGGTGTATGACGTGTTGCTGGAGTCCGCATCGATTACCGAAGCGCGCGCCCAGAGCGACAAGCTCAAGGAGGCTGGCTGCAGCTACGACATCCTGGGCGCCAACCGCGAACTGGCGGGTGCCGAAGTGGAGCTGGTGGAAGTGGAGCGGCGTGAGAAGCGTCTCAAGCTGGCCATCGCCGCCGTAGACCATGAGTACGACTTTGTGCTGATCGACTGCCCGCCGTCACTCTCGATGCTCACACTCAACGGCCTGTGCTGCGCGCACGGCGTGATCGTGCCCATGCAGTGTGAGTACTTTGCACTCGAAGGTCTGACCGATCTGGTCAACACCATCAAGCAGGTCAAGGCCAACCTCAACGACGACTTGCAGATCATCGGCTTGCTGCGCGTGATGTTCGACCCGCGCATCACCTTGCAACAGCAGGTCAGCGACCAGCTCAAGGCGCACTTTGGTGACAAGGTGTTCGACTCGGTAATCCCGCGCAATGTGCGTCTGGCCGAGGCGCCCAGTTATGGGCTGCCGGGCGTGGCATTTGACCCCAACTCCAAAGGCGCCCAGGCCTTCATCACCTTCGCCCAGGAGATGGTGGATCGTATCAAGGCCATGTAGGTTTTATAAGCCAAATAGGCCTGTAGCCTCCGTCAATATTGTGCAAGCTGCTCCTGAATTCATAGCAAAATGGTCTCTCCTGTACCCACTGTCCTGATCTTGCCCGGCTGGCAAAACTCCGGTGACGCCCACTGGCAAAGCCGCTGGGAGGCGCTGTATGGCTACACGCGTGTGCAGCAGCACGACTGGATGCAGCCGCTGCGTGGTGACTGGATGGCACAGCTCGAAGAATATGTACTGGCCGCCCCCACGCCCGTGGTGCTGGTGGCGCACAGCCTGGGCTGCATGCTCACCGCCGCGTGGGCAGAGCACTCGCAAAACACCCACAAGGTGCAGGCCGCATTTTTGGTGGCGCCCGGTGACCCGGAGCGTGAAGAGTTGCGCGCGGCATTGAAAAGCTGGTCGCCGGTGGTGAAGCAGCGCTTGCCATTCACATCGCAATTGTTCGGCAGCACCAACGACCCGTATTGCAGCTTCGCGCGTGCGCAGGAGTTTGCAACGGCTTGGGGCGCCGAATTTGTGGATTACGGCGCGTGCGGACACATCAATGGTGAGTCCGGCTTGGGCGACTGGCCCGATGGCCACGACAGATTGCAGGCGCTGATCGCACGGGCGATCTGAGCCACAGAGTTTTTAAGGAAAAGAATGATGGTCACGAAGAAACCCAAGGGACTGGGCATGGGATTGGAGGCGCTGTTGGGCCCCAAGGTCAAGGACGCGCCCGCTGCCGATGCGACGCCTGCCAACCCCGGCCTGCCCAGCACGCTGCTGCTGAGCGACATGGTGGCCGGTGTCTACCAGCCGCGCACCCGCATGGACGAGGGCGCACTGTACGAGCTGGCTGAGAGCATCAAGGCGCAAGGCATCATGCAGCCCATCCTGGTGCGCCAGCTTTCCGACGTGGATGCTGCCAAGCACCGCGACGGCAATTCCAAACGCCCGGTCTATGAAATCATTGCCGGCGAACGCCGCTTTCGCGCTGCCAAGCTGGCCGGCCTGGACAGCGTGCCGGTGCTGGTGCGCGACGTGCCCAACGAGGCCGCCGCCGCGAT belongs to Rhodoferax saidenbachensis and includes:
- a CDS encoding LysE family transporter, which produces MLGVTDYGTFVITIIVFLAIPGPGNLALVTSTSKGGITGGLAATLGVILGDQVLMWSAVAGVAALLAAYPDAFHAVQWAGAAYLAYLGFRMLTAKPGAAPVLNIKAGHYLRQAMVITLLNPKAILFYMAFFPLFVDPARQQGLVTYAFMAATIAFLTFLYGLGATLLTHYLAERMRANPKIGRVLEKVAGLFLIGFGIRLAISR
- a CDS encoding ParA family protein; its protein translation is MAKIFCVANQKGGVGKTTTTVNLAAGLAKVGQRVLMIDLDPQGNATMGSGVDKRKLELTVYDVLLESASITEARAQSDKLKEAGCSYDILGANRELAGAEVELVEVERREKRLKLAIAAVDHEYDFVLIDCPPSLSMLTLNGLCCAHGVIVPMQCEYFALEGLTDLVNTIKQVKANLNDDLQIIGLLRVMFDPRITLQQQVSDQLKAHFGDKVFDSVIPRNVRLAEAPSYGLPGVAFDPNSKGAQAFITFAQEMVDRIKAM
- a CDS encoding RBBP9/YdeN family alpha/beta hydrolase, with amino-acid sequence MVSPVPTVLILPGWQNSGDAHWQSRWEALYGYTRVQQHDWMQPLRGDWMAQLEEYVLAAPTPVVLVAHSLGCMLTAAWAEHSQNTHKVQAAFLVAPGDPEREELRAALKSWSPVVKQRLPFTSQLFGSTNDPYCSFARAQEFATAWGAEFVDYGACGHINGESGLGDWPDGHDRLQALIARAI